One window of Henckelia pumila isolate YLH828 unplaced genomic scaffold, ASM3356847v2 CTG_525:::fragment_3, whole genome shotgun sequence genomic DNA carries:
- the LOC140873296 gene encoding uncharacterized protein At5g39865: MGCSASRSCNFITQQQNPTCNSSSSHSNSQFHSPCHSFSDPSATPVSRTISIATPLVHHPPSRKGDSHHFVSLTSTTYGYLEPQNPGFSGQDFASSTAQVKKIRDFGESEDPFSPDSVINTWELMEGLDDDEFNFQTMDSHRREMDASEKVKSYEFAENEESKPLWKHLSEESLLAKLDFNVVSSYQKALLTKQRGYERFKDVSSRPQKIESLESNDSCSLVSVGDDFCHLVGANDRIVLYYTSLRGIRKTYEDCCSVRVILRSFRVCVDERDISMDQSYRKELQSALKGKTPSLPQVFIKGKHIGGVEEIKLLNETGELAYILEGFPLMDLVFVCKNCGDARFLPCPNCNGSRKVYEEEGKLRRCPDCNENGLVRCSGCCR, translated from the coding sequence ATGGGTTGCTCTGCTTCTcgttcctgtaatttcatcactCAACAGCAAAATCCCACCTGTAATTCGTCTTCTTCACACTCTAATTCGCAGTTCCACTCCCCTTGCCACTCGTTTTCCGACCCTTCTGCTACTCCGGTTTCAAGAACCATTTCCATTGCTACCCCTTTAGTACACCACCCGCCATCAAGGAAAGGAGACTCACACCACTTCGTTTccctcacttctactacttatGGTTACCTGGAGCCCCAAAACCCTGGTTTTAGCGGGCAAGATTTTGCAAGCTCGACGGCCCAGGTGAAAAAGATTCGAGATTTTGGTGAATCTGAGGACCCTTTTTCCCCAGACTCAGTTATCAATACGTGGGAGCTCATGGAAGGGCTAGATGACGATGAGTTCAATTTCCAAACAATGGACTCCCATAGAAGAGAGATGGATGCGAGTGAGAAGGTGAAATCTTATGAATTTGCGGAGAATGAGGAATCTAAGCCTTTGTGGAAGCATTTGTCTGAGGAATCTTTGCTTGCGAAATTGGACTTCAATGTGGTGTCGAGCTACCAAAAGGCATTGTTAACTAAACAGCGTGGATATGAAAGGTTTAAAGACGTTTCAAGTCGACCCCAAAAGATTGAATCTTTGGAGTCAAATGATTCATGTTCCTTGGTGTCGGTTGGTGATGACTTTTGTCATTTGGTCGGAGCCAATGATAGGATTGTATTGTATTATACTAGTTTGAGGGGAATTAGAAAGACTTATGAGGATTGTTGCTCGGTTCGAGTGATTCTTAGGAGTTTTAGAGTGTGTGTGGATGAAAGGGACATCTCCATGGATCAATCATATAGGAAAGAGTTGCAGAGCGCACTGAAAGGGAAGACACCGAGCTTGCCACAAGTATTTATCAAGGGGAAGCACATTGGCGGTGTGGAGGAGATCAAGCTACTTAATGAGACAGGGGAACTGGCCTATATTTTGGAAGGTTTCCCTCTAATGGACCTGGTATTTGTATGCAAGAATTGTGGTGATGCAAGGTTTTTACCTTGCCCGAATTGCAATGGGAGTCGTAAGGTTTATGAAGAGGAAGGGAAATTGAGAAGGTGCCCTGATTGCAACGAGAACGGGTTGGTTCGATGCTCTGGTTGTTGCCGTTGA